From a single Oreochromis niloticus isolate F11D_XX linkage group LG4, O_niloticus_UMD_NMBU, whole genome shotgun sequence genomic region:
- the mettl2a gene encoding tRNA N(3)-cytidine methyltransferase METTL2 produces the protein MAAPHAVDGVEGSSSETGLTLSDSSTCDVKRPQFGTRILTDPRQVFQHNAWDNVEWTGEQEAAAKKKVLENSLPLPPEKQEEYDSRANEYWNGFYTIHENRFFKDRHWLFTEFPELAPQCSLNHESHPGASGAVESQQNSQDREQSGEHAALSHTDGDFPGSSATYRILEVGCGVGNTVFPILKTNNDPGLFVYCCDFSSTAVELVKSNPEYDPGRCYAFVHDLSDVEANYPIPDGTLDVIVLIFVLSALHPKKMQASISRLARLLKPGGVMLLRDYGRYDMAQLRFKKGRCLSENFYVRGDGTQVYFFTQDELHELFTQAKLEKVQNLVDRRLQVNRGKQLTMYRVWIQCKYRQAPV, from the exons ATGGCGGCGCCCCACGCTGTGGACGGGGTGGAGGGAAGCAGCAGTGAAACCGGGCTGACTCTGTCGGATTCATCTACCTGTGATGTGAAGAGACCTCAGTTCGGGACACGTATCCTTACAGACCCACGACAGGTCTTCCAGCATAACGCATG GGACAATGTGGAGTGGACCGGTGAACAAGAAGCAGCCGCTAAGAAGAAAGTCTTAGAAAACAGTCTGCCGCTACCTCCAGAGAAACAAG AGGAATACGACAGCCGGGCCAATGAGTACTGGAACGGCTTTTACACAATCCACGAGAATCGTTTCTTCAAAGACCGTCACTGGCTCTTCACAGAGTTCCCAGAGTTGGCCCCACAGTGCAGCCTGAACCATGAATCTCACCCTGGTGCCTCTGGTGCAGTAGAAAGTCAGCAGAACAGTCAGGATCGAGAACAAAGTGGGGAACATGCAGCTTTGTCTCACACTGATGGTGACTTTCCAGGCTCGTCTGCCACCTATCGCATACTGGAG GTTGGATGTGGTGTAGGAAACACAGTTTTTCCAATACTAAAGACCAACAA TGATCCAGGACTCTTTGTTTACTGCTGTGACTTCTCCAGCACTGCTGTGGAATTAGTCAAG AGTAATCCAGAGTACGACCCAGGGCGTTGTTATGCCTTTGTTCACGACTTGAGCGATGTAGAAGCCAATTACCCCATCCCTGATGGAACCCTTGATGTTATAGTGCTAATCTTTGTTCTATCAGCACTGCATCCCAAGAA GATGCAAGCATCCATCAGTAGACTAGCACGCCTCCTGAAGCCCGGTGGAGTGATGCTGCTCAGGGACTATGGACGCTACGATATGGCACAGCTCCGCTTCAAGAAAG GAAGGTGTCTCTCCGAAAACTTTTATGTCCGAGGCGATGGAACGCAAGTATATTTTTTCACTCAAG ATGAGCTCCATGAGCTGTTCACTCAGGCTAAGCTGGAGAAAGTGCAGAACCTTGTGGACAGAAGGCTACAGGTGAACAGAGGGAAGCAACTCACCATGTACAGGGTGTGGATTCAGTGCAAGTACCGCCAGGCTCCAGTTTAG
- the LOC100699105 gene encoding integrin beta-3 isoform X2 produces the protein MTLRLGDAKRFTVSVKQVEDYPVDLYYLMDLSYSMNDDLARLVTLGNDLAAAMGKKTSNLRMGFGAFVDKTMSPYMYTFPPETISNPCYGIGVQCQAQFSFKNVLSLTEKVSRFTEEVRKQQISRNRDAPEGGFDAVMQAVVCKDKIGWRPDASHLLVFTTDAKTHIALDARIAGVVQPNDGQCHLGSDNLYNKSTVLDYPSLGLLTEKMTANNINLVFAVTNYVVPLYDEYSKLIPGTTVGTLSDDSGNVIQLIEQAYAKIHSKVELELLNVPEELNLSFNATCLGAVTPGIKSCTGLKIGDTASFSVEAQLRSCPKEKSRTFTIKPFGFKDRLEVTVDFACGCECEAKAQANSSLCSKGNGTFECGVCQCHPGRLGPHCECSLQDYSPSDDANCIREPEGKICSGRGGCLCGQCSCHTNGFGRVWGKYCQCDDFNCLRFKGALCSDHGKCDCGVCKCDAGWKGENCNCTTRTDTCMSSTGFLCSSRGICDCGVCLCTQPGAYGATCEKCPTCPDACTLKKECVDCLHFKRGQYIKDDNCNRMCTDEIEVVDNLGEKRNGVNCSYKDENDCVQHFQYYVDDGGKSILRVVKEPECQPGADILVVLLSVAGAILLLGLVGLLIWKLLVTIKDRREFAKFEEERAKAKWDTANNPLYKGATSTFTNVAYRGN, from the exons ATGACTCTAAGACTAG GTGATGCCAAACGTTTCACTGTGTCTGTGAAACAAGTGGAGGATTATCCCGTGGACCTCTACTATCTGATGGATCTCTCATATTCAATGAACGATGACTTGGCTCGCCTCGTCACCTTGGGCAATGATCTTGCTGCAGCCATGGGCAAAAAAACAAGCAACCTGCGTATGGGGTTTGGGGCCTTTGTGGACAAGACTATGTCCCCATACATGTACACCTTTCCTCCAGAGACAATCAGTAATCCGTGCTATGG GATTGGTGTACAATGCCAGGCTCAGTTCAGTTTCAAGAATGTGCTGTCACTGACAGAGAAGGTATCTCGCTTCACTGAGGAGGTGAGGAAACAGCAGATATCGAGAAACAGGGATGCTCCAGAGGGTGGATTTGATGCTGTCATGCAGGCGGTGGTGTGCAAG GATAAGATTGGCTGGCGTCCGGATGCCTCACATCTTCTGGTGTTTACCACTGATGCCAAAACTCATATTGCTCTGGATGCGCGCATAGCTGGTGTTGTCCAACCGAATGATGGACAGTGTCACCTTGGTAGTGACAATCTTTACAACAAATCTACTGTGCTG GACTATCCCTCTTTGGGGCTCTTAACGGAGAAAATGACTGCAAACAACATAAACTTAGTTTTTGCTGTGACCAACTATGTGGTACCACTTTACGAT GAATACAGTAAGCTTATTCCAGGCACAACCGTGGGAACTCTGTCTGATGATTCTGGGAATGTTATTCAGCTTATTGAGCAGGCATATGCG AAAATTCATTCTAAAGTGGAGCTGGAGCTGTTGAATGTCCCAGAGGAGTTAAATCTCTCTTTCAATGCCACTTGTCTTGGAGCGGTCACCCCCGGAATTAAGTCCTGTACTGGCCTCAAGATCGGAGACACA GCGTCATTCAGTGTTGAGGCTCAGTTGCGGAGCTGTCCTAAGGAGAAGAGTCGCACCTTTACCATCAAACCTTTCGGCTTCAAAGATCGCCTTGAGGTTACGGTGGATTTTGCCTGTGGTTGTGAGTGTGAGGCAAAGGCACAAGCCAACAGCTCCCTCTGTAGCAAAGGCAACGGGACCTTCGAGTGTGGTGTTTGTCAGTGTCACCCAGGTCGGCTGGGCCCGCATTGTGAGTGCTCACTTCAAGACTACAGTCCATCTGATGATGCCAACTGCATCCGGGAACCAGAGGGCAAAATCTGCAGTGGAAGAGGCGGCTGTCTGTGTGGACAGTGCTCGTGTCATACGAATGGGTTTGGTCGGGTGTGGGGAAAGTACTGTCAATGCGATGACTTCAATTGTCTGCGCTTTAAAGGAGCTCTGTGTTCTG ATCACGGGAAATGTGATTGTGGGGTGTGCAAGTGTGACGCTGGATGGAAAGGAGAAAACTGCAACTGCACTACGCGTACTGACACCTGCATGTCCAGTACTGGTTTCCTGTGCAGCAGCCGGGGTATCTGCGATTGTGGGGTTTGCCTTTGCACTCAGCCTGGTGCCTACGGAGCCACCTGTGAGAAATGTCCCACCTGCCCTGACGCCTGCACACTAAAAAA GGAGTGTGTTGATTGTCTGCACTTCAAGAGAGGACAGTACATCAAAGACGACAACTGTAATAGAATGTGCACAGATGAAATTGAAGTAGTGGATAACCTGG GGGAAAAACGCAATGGAGTAAACTGCTCGTACAAAGATGAGAACGACTGCGTGCAGCACTTTCAGTATTATGTAGATGATGGCGGCAAATCCATTCTGCGTGTCGTGAAAGAACCAG AGTGCCAGCCTGGTGCTGACATCTTGGTGGTGCTGCTGTCGGTGGCCGGAGCCATTCTGCTACTGGGCCTTGTTGGCCTGCTCATATGGAAGCTGCTGGTCACAATCAAAGATCGTAGAGAGTTTGCCAAGTTTGAGGAGGAGAGAGCCAAAGCCAAATGGGATACG GCTAACAATCCTTTGTATAAAGGAGCCACCTCCACCTTTACCAATGTAGCATATCGGGGAAACTAA
- the LOC100699105 gene encoding integrin beta-3 isoform X1 — protein MQNEEAEVAQTHTTHFRSRFICCPVMGTLTDRLAILVLLLSTASNVCDSNICTSRGVTTCQQCLAVHPSCAWCSQEEFGKGTSGTSRCDLKENLLKEGCSAASLEFPSSTLTIQQDVPFSDKASGTAKDVTQIKPQKLQMTLRLGDAKRFTVSVKQVEDYPVDLYYLMDLSYSMNDDLARLVTLGNDLAAAMGKKTSNLRMGFGAFVDKTMSPYMYTFPPETISNPCYGIGVQCQAQFSFKNVLSLTEKVSRFTEEVRKQQISRNRDAPEGGFDAVMQAVVCKDKIGWRPDASHLLVFTTDAKTHIALDARIAGVVQPNDGQCHLGSDNLYNKSTVLDYPSLGLLTEKMTANNINLVFAVTNYVVPLYDEYSKLIPGTTVGTLSDDSGNVIQLIEQAYAKIHSKVELELLNVPEELNLSFNATCLGAVTPGIKSCTGLKIGDTASFSVEAQLRSCPKEKSRTFTIKPFGFKDRLEVTVDFACGCECEAKAQANSSLCSKGNGTFECGVCQCHPGRLGPHCECSLQDYSPSDDANCIREPEGKICSGRGGCLCGQCSCHTNGFGRVWGKYCQCDDFNCLRFKGALCSDHGKCDCGVCKCDAGWKGENCNCTTRTDTCMSSTGFLCSSRGICDCGVCLCTQPGAYGATCEKCPTCPDACTLKKECVDCLHFKRGQYIKDDNCNRMCTDEIEVVDNLGEKRNGVNCSYKDENDCVQHFQYYVDDGGKSILRVVKEPECQPGADILVVLLSVAGAILLLGLVGLLIWKLLVTIKDRREFAKFEEERAKAKWDTANNPLYKGATSTFTNVAYRGN, from the exons ATTCCAATATATGCACATCACGAGGGGTCACAACATGTCAACAGTGTCTGGCTGTTCACCCGAGCTGTGCATGGTGCTCTCAGGAg GAGTTTGGGAAAGGGACATCTGGCACATCTCGCTGTGACCTAAAAGAGAATCTACTGAAAGAAGGATGCAGCGCAGCGTCACTGGAGTTTCCCTCCAGCACCCTCACTATTCAGCAGGATGTGCCGTTTAGTGACAAGGCATCAGGAACAGCTAAAGATGTTACTCAGATCAAGCCTCAAAAACTCCAGATGACTCTAAGACTAG GTGATGCCAAACGTTTCACTGTGTCTGTGAAACAAGTGGAGGATTATCCCGTGGACCTCTACTATCTGATGGATCTCTCATATTCAATGAACGATGACTTGGCTCGCCTCGTCACCTTGGGCAATGATCTTGCTGCAGCCATGGGCAAAAAAACAAGCAACCTGCGTATGGGGTTTGGGGCCTTTGTGGACAAGACTATGTCCCCATACATGTACACCTTTCCTCCAGAGACAATCAGTAATCCGTGCTATGG GATTGGTGTACAATGCCAGGCTCAGTTCAGTTTCAAGAATGTGCTGTCACTGACAGAGAAGGTATCTCGCTTCACTGAGGAGGTGAGGAAACAGCAGATATCGAGAAACAGGGATGCTCCAGAGGGTGGATTTGATGCTGTCATGCAGGCGGTGGTGTGCAAG GATAAGATTGGCTGGCGTCCGGATGCCTCACATCTTCTGGTGTTTACCACTGATGCCAAAACTCATATTGCTCTGGATGCGCGCATAGCTGGTGTTGTCCAACCGAATGATGGACAGTGTCACCTTGGTAGTGACAATCTTTACAACAAATCTACTGTGCTG GACTATCCCTCTTTGGGGCTCTTAACGGAGAAAATGACTGCAAACAACATAAACTTAGTTTTTGCTGTGACCAACTATGTGGTACCACTTTACGAT GAATACAGTAAGCTTATTCCAGGCACAACCGTGGGAACTCTGTCTGATGATTCTGGGAATGTTATTCAGCTTATTGAGCAGGCATATGCG AAAATTCATTCTAAAGTGGAGCTGGAGCTGTTGAATGTCCCAGAGGAGTTAAATCTCTCTTTCAATGCCACTTGTCTTGGAGCGGTCACCCCCGGAATTAAGTCCTGTACTGGCCTCAAGATCGGAGACACA GCGTCATTCAGTGTTGAGGCTCAGTTGCGGAGCTGTCCTAAGGAGAAGAGTCGCACCTTTACCATCAAACCTTTCGGCTTCAAAGATCGCCTTGAGGTTACGGTGGATTTTGCCTGTGGTTGTGAGTGTGAGGCAAAGGCACAAGCCAACAGCTCCCTCTGTAGCAAAGGCAACGGGACCTTCGAGTGTGGTGTTTGTCAGTGTCACCCAGGTCGGCTGGGCCCGCATTGTGAGTGCTCACTTCAAGACTACAGTCCATCTGATGATGCCAACTGCATCCGGGAACCAGAGGGCAAAATCTGCAGTGGAAGAGGCGGCTGTCTGTGTGGACAGTGCTCGTGTCATACGAATGGGTTTGGTCGGGTGTGGGGAAAGTACTGTCAATGCGATGACTTCAATTGTCTGCGCTTTAAAGGAGCTCTGTGTTCTG ATCACGGGAAATGTGATTGTGGGGTGTGCAAGTGTGACGCTGGATGGAAAGGAGAAAACTGCAACTGCACTACGCGTACTGACACCTGCATGTCCAGTACTGGTTTCCTGTGCAGCAGCCGGGGTATCTGCGATTGTGGGGTTTGCCTTTGCACTCAGCCTGGTGCCTACGGAGCCACCTGTGAGAAATGTCCCACCTGCCCTGACGCCTGCACACTAAAAAA GGAGTGTGTTGATTGTCTGCACTTCAAGAGAGGACAGTACATCAAAGACGACAACTGTAATAGAATGTGCACAGATGAAATTGAAGTAGTGGATAACCTGG GGGAAAAACGCAATGGAGTAAACTGCTCGTACAAAGATGAGAACGACTGCGTGCAGCACTTTCAGTATTATGTAGATGATGGCGGCAAATCCATTCTGCGTGTCGTGAAAGAACCAG AGTGCCAGCCTGGTGCTGACATCTTGGTGGTGCTGCTGTCGGTGGCCGGAGCCATTCTGCTACTGGGCCTTGTTGGCCTGCTCATATGGAAGCTGCTGGTCACAATCAAAGATCGTAGAGAGTTTGCCAAGTTTGAGGAGGAGAGAGCCAAAGCCAAATGGGATACG GCTAACAATCCTTTGTATAAAGGAGCCACCTCCACCTTTACCAATGTAGCATATCGGGGAAACTAA